The following proteins are encoded in a genomic region of Candidatus Dormiibacterota bacterium:
- a CDS encoding protease pro-enzyme activation domain-containing protein — MTKRTILRSITIAAAAALLSACHGGGAGGALPMAQGAGGGMQTYHGPATLAVAWNQQILQSKATYLGPATVAGNITLNVQPQLRNAPGLLAYARSTGDPHSGNYRHWLTPQQIGMMYGASGAAIATAGKYFAGYHLSTGTWPQHLTMVVSGTQANVEAAFGTKFGYWQLQTSVGPIKVLGPAPDAPPHFASALPVVSVMNMVGFHPAHTYIERPAGVAGAGYSAPLLRNAFDYAHLINNGYRGQGINVGIIGTGPISPDDVPAYALASGTNLYASVVQKNVIAQPANAQNNGTGTGTFDPYPGGLQTPPPVTGPCGNQYVADPSATCNPEDGEAQLDTEQQAGLAPGATVDFYLAYNTQDCVYYGCAAGSTGVEGIYLTDDEIQQVIADDVVDTLSLSFGLGEPYAECNAGCYFDASGNGPGPDEMAALAAEGVTVFVSSGDNGAYQCDNGGYPATSQCASYPATDPSAIAVGGVNAPFTNSGQLQPGEQITAWGENTTWGGDGYFDNSPGSGGGPSLFFPAPSWQSAAPIGATMRETPDISLLADPNTGPMMLMYADYIPGYFFASGGTSAAAPEMAAMFADFLSACKANSTCAHAHGSGTYGYRWGIAAAPALYAIAQGESGYGTQAACAGGTSGSIYDVCAGSNGTNSNGTVYTGFQTGPGYDMVTGVGVPFGARMAQALFTYCSCGTLNLP, encoded by the coding sequence ATGACCAAGCGCACGATTCTGCGCAGCATCACCATCGCGGCAGCGGCCGCATTGCTCTCGGCCTGCCACGGCGGTGGCGCCGGCGGCGCTCTGCCCATGGCGCAGGGCGCCGGGGGAGGCATGCAGACGTATCACGGTCCGGCGACGCTCGCCGTCGCGTGGAATCAGCAGATCCTTCAGAGCAAGGCAACATATCTCGGGCCGGCCACGGTTGCCGGCAACATCACGCTCAACGTGCAGCCGCAGCTGCGCAACGCGCCGGGGCTGCTTGCCTACGCCAGGTCCACGGGCGATCCGCACTCGGGGAACTATCGCCATTGGCTGACGCCGCAGCAAATCGGCATGATGTATGGCGCGTCGGGCGCCGCGATCGCGACCGCCGGCAAGTACTTTGCCGGCTACCACTTGAGCACGGGGACGTGGCCCCAGCACTTGACGATGGTCGTGAGCGGAACGCAGGCGAACGTCGAGGCTGCGTTCGGTACGAAGTTCGGCTATTGGCAACTGCAAACGTCGGTCGGTCCGATCAAGGTTCTCGGCCCTGCGCCGGATGCTCCGCCGCACTTCGCGTCGGCTCTTCCGGTCGTCTCGGTGATGAACATGGTCGGTTTCCACCCGGCCCATACCTACATCGAGCGTCCCGCCGGCGTCGCCGGAGCGGGTTACTCGGCACCGTTGTTGCGCAATGCTTTTGACTACGCGCACTTGATCAACAACGGGTACCGCGGGCAAGGCATCAACGTCGGCATCATCGGGACGGGGCCGATCTCGCCTGACGACGTTCCGGCCTATGCGTTGGCGTCCGGCACGAATCTCTACGCGAGCGTCGTGCAGAAGAACGTCATCGCGCAGCCCGCGAACGCGCAGAACAACGGAACGGGAACGGGAACGTTCGACCCGTATCCGGGCGGTCTGCAAACGCCGCCGCCGGTAACCGGACCGTGCGGCAACCAGTACGTCGCGGATCCAAGCGCGACGTGCAATCCGGAAGACGGCGAAGCGCAACTCGACACCGAGCAACAGGCGGGATTGGCGCCGGGAGCGACCGTCGACTTCTACCTCGCCTACAACACGCAAGACTGCGTCTACTACGGTTGCGCCGCGGGCTCGACCGGCGTCGAGGGCATCTACCTCACCGACGACGAGATCCAGCAAGTGATCGCCGACGACGTCGTCGACACGCTCTCGCTCAGCTTCGGCTTGGGTGAGCCGTACGCCGAATGCAACGCCGGATGCTATTTCGATGCATCGGGCAACGGGCCGGGACCGGACGAGATGGCTGCGCTCGCGGCCGAAGGCGTCACCGTCTTCGTTTCGTCCGGCGACAACGGGGCGTACCAATGCGACAACGGCGGTTACCCGGCGACGTCGCAGTGCGCGTCGTATCCGGCGACGGATCCGTCCGCGATCGCAGTCGGTGGCGTGAACGCTCCGTTCACGAACTCCGGCCAGCTCCAACCTGGCGAGCAGATCACGGCGTGGGGCGAGAATACCACCTGGGGTGGTGACGGCTACTTCGACAACTCACCGGGCTCGGGCGGCGGCCCCTCGCTCTTCTTTCCGGCACCGTCGTGGCAATCGGCAGCGCCGATCGGCGCGACGATGCGGGAGACGCCTGACATCTCCCTGCTCGCGGACCCGAACACGGGCCCGATGATGCTCATGTACGCAGATTACATCCCGGGGTACTTCTTCGCATCGGGCGGAACGTCGGCGGCAGCGCCGGAGATGGCGGCGATGTTCGCGGACTTCCTCTCGGCGTGCAAGGCGAACTCGACCTGCGCGCACGCGCACGGTTCGGGGACGTACGGCTACCGTTGGGGAATCGCCGCGGCTCCTGCACTCTACGCGATCGCGCAGGGTGAGTCGGGTTACGGCACGCAGGCGGCATGCGCCGGCGGAACCTCCGGCAGCATCTACGACGTCTGCGCCGGATCGAACGGCACGAACAGCAACGGCACCGTCTACACCGGCTTCCAGACGGGACCGGGATATGACATGGTTACCGGCGTCGGCGTGCCCTTCGGCGCGAGAATGGCTCAGGCACTCTTCACGTACTGCAGCTGCGGAACGCTGAATCTTCCGTAG